Proteins from a single region of Kluyveromyces lactis strain NRRL Y-1140 chromosome C complete sequence:
- a CDS encoding uncharacterized protein (no similarity) — protein sequence MNRKHVYHVITNLCPFFSPFPSNSCQPRPTFPLSSLKKNSPLDPKPHVDPGIENKIQPRQQSPVVNPEKMIWPKIMKNIVGLIFHHLGSNGLFLLFRQSSISFSP from the coding sequence ATGAACAGAAAACACGtgtatcacgtgatcacAAACCTTTGCCCGTTTTTTTCCCCTTTTCCTAGCAATTCTTGTCAGCCGCGCCCCACGTTCCCACTCTCAAGcctgaaaaaaaattcacCACTGGATCCAAAGCCCCATGTGGACCCTGGCatagaaaacaaaattCAACCGAGACAACAGAGTCCCGTCGTTAATCCTGAAAAAATGATCTGGCCCAAGATTATGAAGAACATTGTTGGTTTGATCTTCCACCATCTAGGTTCAAATGGATTGTTCCTTCTATTCAGACAATCCAGTATCAGCTTCAGTCCGTAA
- the TUB1 gene encoding alpha-tubulin TUB1 (highly similar to uniprot|P09733 Saccharomyces cerevisiae YML085C TUB1 Alpha-tubulin associates with beta-tubulin (Tub2p) to form tubulin dimer which polymerizes to form microtubules): MREVISVNVGQAGCQIGNACWELYSLEHGIAPDGYLQEGLKKPTGGEEGFSTFFNETGSGKFVPRAVYVDLEPNVIDEVRTGAYRDFFHPEQLISGKEDAANNYARGHYTVGRELLDDILDRVRKISDQCDGLQGFLFTHSLGGGTGSGLGSLLLEHLSLDYGKKSKLEFAVYPAPQVSTSVVEPYNTVLTTHTTLEHADCTFMVDNEAIYEMCKKNLDIQRPSFSNLNNLIAQVVSSVTASLRFDGSLNVDLNEFQTNLVPYPRIHFPLVSYAPILSKSKAHHESNSVAEITNACFEPGNQMVKCDPRTGKYMATCLLYRGDVVTRDVQNAVAQIKTKKTVQLVDWCPTGFKIGICYQAPTATPNSQLSSVNRAVCMLSNTTAIADAWKRIDKKFDLMYAKRAFVHWYVGEGMEEGEFTEAREDLAALERDYYEVGADSYADEEF, translated from the exons ATGAGAGAAGTTATCAGTGTTAACG TTGGTCAAGCTGGTTGTCAAATTGGTAATGCCTGTTGGGAATTGTATTCTTTAGAGCATGGTATTGCTCCAGATGGTTATTTACAAGAAGGGTTAAAGAAACCTACAGGTGGCGAAGAAGGATTTTCCACATTCTTCAACGAAACTGGCTCAGGTAAGTTCGTTCCTCGTGCAGTTTATGTGGATTTGGAGCCAAATGTGATTGATGAAGTGCGCACAGGTGCTTACAGAGACTTTTTCCATCCAGAACAATTAATCAGTGGTAAAGAGGATGCAGCTAACAATTATGCTCGTGGTCATTACACCGTTGGTAGAGAATTGTTGGATGATATCTTGGACAGAGTAAGAAAAATTTCCGATCAATGTGATGGTCTACAAGGTTTCCTTTTCACCCATTCCCTAGGTGGTGGTACAGGGTCTGGTCTTGGCTCATTGTTATTGGAACATTTGTCATTGGATTATGGTAAAAAATCTAAATTAGAATTCGCTGTGTACCCAGCTCCACAAGTTTCCACCTCAGTGGTTGAACCATACAATACCGTGCTAACTACACATACTACTCTAGAACATGCTGACTGTACATTCATGGTGGATAACGAAGCCATTTACGAGATGTGTAAGAAGAACCTTGATATTCAAAGACCAAGTTTCTCcaacttgaacaatttgatCGCTCAAGTAGTATCCTCGGTAACAGCTTCTTTGAGATTCGATGGTTCATTAAACGTGGATCTCAATGAATTCCAAACCAATCTAGTCCCATACCCAAGAATTCATTTCCCATTGGTCTCTTATGCTCCTATACTATCAAAGAGTAAAGCACATCACGAATCTAACTCTGTTGCTGAGATAACAAACGCTTGTTTCGAACCAGGTAACCAAATGGTTAAATGTGACCCAAGAACAGGTAAATACATGGCTACATGTTTACTTTACAGAGGTGATGTCGTTACAAGAGATGTTCAAAATGCAGTTGCTCAAAtcaagacaaagaaaaccGTCCAATTGGTGGACTGGTGTCCAACCGGTTTTAAAATTGGTATCTGTTACCAAGCTCCAACTGCTACACCTAACTCTCAACTATCTTCCGTGAACAGAGCTGTCTGTATGCTATCCAACACTACTGCCATCGCTGATGCTTGGAAGAGAATCGACAAAAAATTCGATCTAATGTACGCCAAGCGTGCTTTCGTCCATTGGTACGTTGGTGAAGGTATGGAAGAAGGTGAGTTCACCGAAGCTAGAGAAGACTTGGCAGCTTTGGAAAGAGACTACTACGAAGTTGGCGCCGATTCTTATGCTGACGAGGAATTTTAA